A single region of the Vigna radiata var. radiata cultivar VC1973A unplaced genomic scaffold, Vradiata_ver6 scaffold_230, whole genome shotgun sequence genome encodes:
- the LOC106753198 gene encoding acyl-coenzyme A thioesterase 13 — protein MELEAVKRYLEKGVGSSSEVDGLPPRFLEPLIMNSLKVDLIEPGRILCSMKIPQRLLNAGNTLHGGAAAALVDVVGSAVIPTVGYSGPNTGVSVEINVSYLDAAYVDEEIEIEARALRVGKVVAVISVEFKKKKTGKIFAQGRHTKFLPASSKM, from the exons ATGGAGTTGGAAGCAGTGAAGAGGTACTTGGAGAAAGGAGTGGGATCATCATCGGAGGTTGATGGGTTGCCACCAAGGTTTCTGGAACCCCTAATAATGAATTCGCTTAAGGTTGATCTCATCGAACCTGGTCGCATTCTCTGTTCCATGAAGATACCTCAACGTTTACTC AACGCCGGCAATACGTTGCACGGTGGTGCCGCCGCTGCGCTGGTGGATGTGGTGGGTTCCGCCGTGATTCCCACCGTTGGGTATTCAGGTCCCAATACGGGGGTTTCCGTTGAGATTAATGTTTCCTACTTGGATGCTGCCTATGTCGAT GAGGAGATTGAGATCGAGGCCAGAGCACTGCGTGTTGGGAAGGTTGTTGCTGTTATAAGCGTAGagttcaagaagaaaaaaactggTAAAATTTTTGCCCAGGGACGACATACCAAATTTCTTCCTGCTTCCAGTAAAATGTGA